The following coding sequences are from one Roseburia hominis A2-183 window:
- a CDS encoding glycoside hydrolase family 113, which yields MKIQNQLGYIKGITFAPFHKRGSLSTQTARDSFDYMIEHTAADFVILAPVGLQEHAHSEEICYTSSATFSDEELINMIRYAKSKSIRVALKPTVNCKNGVWRAYISFFEKDVPCEPKWENWFASYTEFQTYYAKIAEAEQCDLFIAGCEMVMTEHRSEEWRNVIAAIRNYYHGPVSYNTDKYQEENVTWWDCVDMISSSGYYPIDQWEQELDRIERVVQKFKKPFFFAEAGCMSRKGSSMVPNNWANQGALRLEEQPDWYRAMFEACAKRSWVNGFAMWEWAPVLPSRSTAARDTSYEICNKPVQEVIKDYYGRDKRK from the coding sequence ATGAAAATTCAAAATCAACTTGGATATATTAAAGGAATTACATTTGCCCCATTTCACAAACGTGGTTCTCTTTCTACACAGACTGCACGTGATAGTTTTGATTATATGATAGAACACACGGCTGCTGATTTCGTAATCCTTGCTCCTGTAGGGCTACAGGAGCACGCACACTCAGAAGAGATTTGTTACACTTCCAGTGCCACATTCTCAGATGAAGAATTAATCAATATGATACGTTATGCAAAAAGCAAGAGCATCCGTGTTGCCCTGAAACCTACCGTTAATTGTAAAAACGGTGTCTGGCGCGCTTACATCAGTTTCTTTGAAAAAGATGTTCCATGTGAACCGAAATGGGAAAACTGGTTTGCCTCTTACACAGAATTCCAGACATACTATGCCAAAATTGCAGAAGCCGAACAATGTGATCTTTTTATTGCAGGATGTGAGATGGTAATGACGGAACACCGCAGTGAAGAATGGAGAAACGTAATCGCTGCGATCCGAAACTATTACCACGGACCTGTTTCCTATAATACCGATAAATATCAGGAAGAAAATGTAACCTGGTGGGATTGTGTCGACATGATCTCCTCCAGCGGATATTATCCGATTGATCAGTGGGAACAGGAACTTGACCGTATTGAAAGGGTCGTTCAGAAGTTCAAGAAACCATTTTTCTTCGCTGAAGCAGGATGCATGTCCAGAAAAGGTTCCTCAATGGTGCCTAACAATTGGGCAAATCAGGGAGCTTTACGTCTGGAGGAACAACCAGACTGGTATCGAGCTATGTTCGAGGCCTGCGCAAAACGCTCATGGGTAAATGGTTTTGCCATGTGGGAATGGGCACCGGTTCTTCCTTCCAGAAGTACTGCGGCAAGAGATACCAGCTACGAAATCTGCAACAAACCGGTACAGGAGGTTATTAAAGACTACTATGGGAGAGACAAAAGAAAATAA
- a CDS encoding AraC family transcriptional regulator, whose amino-acid sequence MKPYFECSDKLNKPYEAFLFDAQTSEMFPILPHWHYFVEILYMVEGKAYVEAGEENYVLEPGDLIVFYPQMAHAIYSAGQLPIRYYVLKFDPVHLNISGSALPPISSLIAMAAVEQKLSVYFSKEKFNQEKLKQLIQGSVKTLEEKQFGYDIIMHSNYCLLMAEILRVWKQEGFQIKKRKKETVLSEKFTEVSEYISQHYQEALSVAELAEKFHMSYSYFAAIFKEYYGQTCKEMVLTVRLQKAEDLLQFTDFDLTYISQETGFCDCSHFIKAFKQKYGVTPRKYRMCHILYSK is encoded by the coding sequence GTGAAACCTTATTTTGAATGCTCAGACAAATTAAACAAACCATATGAAGCCTTTTTATTTGATGCACAGACATCTGAGATGTTTCCAATTCTTCCACATTGGCATTATTTTGTGGAGATTCTTTACATGGTGGAGGGAAAGGCGTATGTAGAGGCAGGAGAAGAGAATTATGTATTGGAACCGGGAGATCTAATCGTATTTTATCCGCAGATGGCTCATGCAATTTATTCAGCAGGACAACTTCCAATCCGCTACTATGTTCTGAAATTTGATCCGGTACATCTGAATATATCCGGTTCGGCGCTTCCACCGATTTCGAGTCTGATCGCCATGGCAGCAGTGGAGCAGAAGCTATCGGTTTATTTTTCGAAAGAGAAATTTAATCAGGAAAAATTGAAGCAGCTGATTCAGGGATCAGTGAAGACGTTAGAAGAAAAGCAATTTGGTTATGACATTATTATGCATTCGAATTATTGTCTTCTTATGGCAGAAATTCTTCGTGTCTGGAAGCAGGAAGGCTTTCAGATAAAAAAAAGGAAAAAAGAAACTGTATTAAGCGAAAAATTTACAGAGGTATCTGAGTACATTTCACAGCACTACCAGGAAGCTCTCTCGGTGGCGGAGCTGGCGGAAAAATTTCATATGAGTTATTCATATTTTGCCGCAATATTCAAGGAGTACTATGGGCAGACCTGCAAGGAGATGGTTCTCACAGTAAGACTGCAAAAAGCGGAGGACTTATTGCAATTCACAGATTTTGACCTAACTTATATCAGCCAGGAGACAGGATTTTGTGACTGCAGCCATTTTATCAAGGCGTTTAAACAGAAGTATGGCGTGACACCTAGGAAGTATAGGATGTGTCATATTTTATATTCAAAATAA
- a CDS encoding bacteriohemerythrin, producing MYEMKPEYYIGIDMIDEEHKQLFKYADEAYELLLDEFTPDKYDRIDIILENLRNYTVKHFSDEEQYMESINYKKIFTQKVQHQEFIHKLDEFMEHHNDEVEDQDEQIMGILKYLTEWLVNHILYVDGQIPKG from the coding sequence ATGTATGAAATGAAACCAGAATATTATATCGGTATAGATATGATAGACGAAGAACACAAGCAGTTATTTAAATATGCAGATGAGGCATATGAACTGCTTCTTGATGAGTTTACACCGGATAAATATGATAGGATTGATATAATATTAGAAAATCTCCGAAATTATACAGTAAAACACTTTAGTGATGAAGAGCAGTATATGGAATCTATTAATTATAAGAAGATATTTACACAGAAAGTTCAACATCAGGAATTTATACATAAACTTGATGAATTTATGGAACATCACAATGATGAGGTAGAAGATCAAGATGAACAGATTATGGGAATTTTAAAATATCTCACAGAGTGGTTAGTTAATCACATTCTGTATGTCGATGGTCAAATTCCAAAAGGCTGA
- a CDS encoding HD-GYP domain-containing protein, which produces MYYDRIIPMKEELSIDIIGLAGAYSYALDCIEAELVNIKNKHGKRVAYISICMAEYWKIQGDELQDLAMCALLHDNALTQYISEELKKDSVINCKKDLSEKKTNLHCIYGEKNITKIPFKTDVSNVILYHHEHADGTGPFQKKWNEIPLFARIIHLADTIDIIGNNTGSGNNSWNFICQYLLKNRDGLFDSECVNAFFHAFTHSESFICLRDNSFETKLWEIIPRQKQVFDWKTCKNVADFFAKIVDYKSSFTSRHSIGVAEKAAFFAQYIGYDSINVQKIYLAGALHDIGKMAVGNEILEKPDKLTDDEFSKMKNHAGYTYLILSEVNDFEEIRDWAAFHHEKLNGKGYPFGKTAAELNEPERIMACIDIYQALTEDRPYKKGLSHEKTCEILDDMAQKGFVDSDISKKIRECFGGI; this is translated from the coding sequence ATGTATTATGATAGGATTATACCAATGAAAGAAGAACTAAGTATAGATATCATCGGACTTGCAGGAGCCTATTCTTATGCTTTGGACTGTATAGAAGCAGAGTTGGTAAATATCAAAAACAAACATGGAAAAAGAGTGGCTTATATAAGTATATGCATGGCTGAATATTGGAAAATTCAAGGTGATGAATTACAAGATTTAGCCATGTGTGCTTTACTGCATGATAATGCTTTGACACAATATATTTCGGAAGAACTGAAAAAGGATTCCGTCATTAATTGTAAAAAAGATTTATCCGAGAAAAAAACAAATCTTCATTGTATTTATGGTGAAAAAAATATTACTAAAATTCCATTTAAAACAGATGTGTCAAATGTGATTTTGTATCATCATGAACATGCCGATGGAACCGGTCCTTTTCAAAAAAAGTGGAATGAAATTCCATTGTTTGCAAGGATTATTCATCTTGCAGATACCATTGATATTATAGGAAATAATACGGGATCTGGAAATAACAGTTGGAATTTTATATGTCAGTACCTTTTAAAAAATAGGGATGGATTATTCGATTCAGAATGTGTGAATGCCTTTTTTCATGCATTCACACATTCTGAATCATTTATATGTTTACGTGATAATTCTTTTGAAACGAAGCTATGGGAGATTATCCCAAGACAAAAACAGGTTTTTGATTGGAAAACGTGTAAAAATGTCGCAGATTTTTTTGCAAAGATTGTAGATTATAAATCTTCTTTTACAAGCAGACATTCTATAGGAGTGGCTGAAAAAGCAGCTTTTTTTGCTCAATATATCGGATATGATTCTATTAATGTGCAAAAAATTTATCTGGCTGGTGCACTGCATGATATTGGGAAGATGGCAGTAGGCAATGAAATTTTGGAAAAACCGGATAAGCTTACGGATGATGAATTTTCAAAAATGAAGAATCATGCTGGCTATACATACCTTATATTATCAGAGGTTAATGATTTTGAAGAAATACGAGACTGGGCAGCTTTCCATCATGAAAAGTTAAATGGAAAAGGGTATCCTTTTGGAAAAACCGCAGCTGAATTAAATGAGCCGGAACGTATTATGGCATGTATTGATATTTATCAGGCATTAACCGAGGACAGACCATATAAGAAAGGTTTATCGCACGAAAAAACGTGTGAGATACTCGATGACATGGCGCAGAAAGGTTTTGTTGATTCGGATATTTCCAAGAAAATTAGGGAATGTTTTGGTGGAATCTAA
- a CDS encoding Fur family transcriptional regulator encodes MTSRRNTIQKDLVRNTVYEMRRHVTANEVYEFIKEAYPTIGKGTVYRNLDILVEEGALRKVEVPDGPNRFDFTLKNHYHVRCIKCGEVFDVDMDQIPDLLERIHNTHGIEFVDYDISFKGICPKCREKVKKEQHG; translated from the coding sequence ATGACAAGTAGGAGAAATACCATTCAAAAAGATCTTGTAAGAAATACCGTATACGAAATGAGAAGACACGTTACGGCAAATGAAGTGTATGAATTTATAAAAGAAGCATATCCAACAATTGGAAAGGGAACTGTATATAGAAATCTTGATATATTGGTAGAGGAAGGTGCATTAAGAAAGGTTGAAGTTCCGGATGGACCGAACCGATTTGATTTTACATTGAAAAATCATTACCATGTAAGATGTATAAAGTGCGGTGAAGTTTTTGATGTGGATATGGATCAAATACCGGATTTGCTGGAAAGAATTCATAACACTCATGGAATTGAATTTGTGGATTATGATATTTCATTTAAAGGCATTTGCCCGAAATGCAGGGAGAAGGTAAAGAAGGAACAGCATGGATAG